One stretch of Sinomonas terrae DNA includes these proteins:
- a CDS encoding PKD domain-containing protein, translated as MPYFRFFSGATRFVDVYRDNTTGKLWLRSLQPGGTTYTYTALGTAVVALNSWHQLAMHVIPNGATTTVEVWFDGASVYSSSTVNTAATSVTSVMNGAEHVGQMEDTYIDDLIVKSVAASVPAAPVASFTASPTSGTAPLSVAFHDTSTGSPTSWSWDFGDGSAPSTAQNPAHTYSAAGTYTVTLTASNAGGSAKSTATVTVTAATLAQQMDAKAAQWGLGAATSAVTAIRNGGYYRNYQYGAIISAPSGSLFVSHGAIRGEWAALGFENGVMGYPSTDEVGGLRNGGVYQNYDGGAIIWSPASGAHESLGAIRSVWAQLGFESGVLAYPTTEVVTGLVNGGSYQNYQGGAIVSSPAAGTHGSYGPIRTEWQATGFERGVLGYPSTGVVTGLVNGGSYQNYQGGAIVSSPASGTHESVGAIRAEWQATGFERGVLGYPTTEVVTGLVNGGSYQNYQGGAIVSSPASGTHESYGPIRSAWQSTGFERGYLGYPTSEVYTVPGGTAQNYQGGKITDINGQITITHP; from the coding sequence GTGCCCTATTTCCGTTTCTTCTCCGGCGCCACCCGCTTCGTCGACGTCTACCGGGACAACACGACAGGCAAGCTCTGGCTACGCTCGCTTCAGCCGGGCGGAACAACATACACCTACACTGCTTTAGGAACCGCCGTTGTTGCCCTGAACTCGTGGCATCAATTGGCGATGCATGTGATTCCGAACGGGGCCACGACGACGGTTGAGGTGTGGTTCGACGGCGCCTCTGTCTACTCCAGCTCGACGGTGAACACCGCGGCCACGTCGGTGACGAGTGTGATGAACGGCGCCGAGCACGTTGGCCAGATGGAGGACACGTATATTGACGATCTGATCGTCAAGAGTGTTGCGGCGAGTGTTCCGGCGGCGCCGGTGGCGTCGTTCACGGCGTCCCCGACGTCGGGCACGGCGCCGTTGAGCGTGGCCTTCCACGACACCTCGACGGGTTCGCCGACGTCGTGGTCGTGGGACTTCGGCGACGGGTCGGCGCCGTCCACCGCGCAGAACCCGGCCCACACGTACAGTGCGGCGGGGACGTACACGGTGACCCTGACGGCCTCGAACGCGGGCGGGTCGGCCAAGTCCACCGCGACGGTGACGGTCACGGCCGCGACCCTGGCCCAGCAGATGGACGCCAAGGCGGCCCAGTGGGGCCTGGGGGCGGCCACGAGCGCGGTGACCGCGATCCGCAACGGGGGCTACTACCGCAACTACCAGTACGGGGCGATCATCTCCGCGCCCTCCGGGAGCCTGTTCGTCTCCCACGGGGCGATCCGCGGGGAGTGGGCCGCGCTCGGGTTCGAGAACGGGGTGATGGGGTACCCGTCCACGGACGAGGTCGGGGGCCTGCGCAACGGCGGGGTGTACCAGAACTACGACGGCGGGGCGATCATCTGGTCCCCGGCCAGCGGGGCGCACGAGTCCCTGGGCGCGATCCGCTCGGTGTGGGCCCAGCTCGGCTTCGAGTCCGGGGTCCTGGCCTACCCGACCACCGAGGTCGTCACCGGCCTCGTCAACGGCGGCTCGTACCAGAACTACCAGGGCGGGGCGATCGTGTCCTCCCCGGCCGCCGGCACGCACGGCTCCTACGGGCCGATCCGGACCGAGTGGCAGGCGACCGGGTTCGAGCGGGGGGTCCTGGGCTACCCGAGCACCGGGGTCGTGACCGGGCTGGTCAACGGCGGCTCGTACCAGAACTACCAGGGCGGGGCGATCGTGTCCTCCCCGGCGTCGGGGACCCACGAGTCCGTCGGGGCGATCCGCGCCGAGTGGCAGGCGACCGGGTTCGAGCGCGGGGTCCTGGGCTACCCGACCACCGAGGTCGTCACCGGCCTGGTCAACGGCGGCTCGTACCAGAACTACCAGGGCGGGGCGATCGTGTCCTCCCCGGCATCCGGGACCCACGAGTCCTACGGGCCCATCCGCTCCGCCTGGCAGTCCACCGGGTTCGAACGCGGCTACCTGGGCTACCCCACCAGCGAGGTCTACACCGTCCCCGGCGGCACCGCCCAGAACTACCAAGGCGGCAAGATCACCGACATCAACGGACAGATCACCATCACCCACCCCTAA
- a CDS encoding alkaline phosphatase family protein, whose amino-acid sequence MVIVVEENHSFGNIIGNASAPYFNSLATQGALFTDSAGIAHPSEPNYLALFSGSTQGVSDDSCPHTFSGDNLGAQVAAAGETFAGYSEGLPQAGYSGCTSGDYARRHAPWTDFPSVPASASLPFSEFPQDYKNLPTVSFVIPNVADDMHDGSISAADSWMRDNLDGYAQWAKTHNSLLVVTWDEDEDTASNHVATIFEGAQVNPGQYSESINHYKVLRTIEAAYGLPALGQAADMQPITDIWK is encoded by the coding sequence GTGGTGATCGTCGTCGAGGAGAACCACTCCTTCGGCAATATCATCGGCAACGCATCGGCCCCATACTTTAATTCGCTCGCGACTCAGGGTGCCCTCTTCACGGATTCCGCGGGCATCGCACATCCCAGCGAACCGAACTATCTCGCCCTTTTCTCCGGATCCACACAGGGAGTCAGCGATGATTCCTGCCCGCACACGTTCTCGGGCGACAATCTCGGAGCGCAGGTGGCGGCCGCGGGGGAGACATTCGCCGGATATTCCGAAGGGCTGCCCCAAGCCGGATACTCCGGCTGCACCTCGGGCGACTATGCCCGGAGGCATGCGCCCTGGACCGACTTCCCAAGCGTCCCGGCGTCGGCCAGCCTGCCGTTCAGCGAGTTTCCTCAGGACTACAAAAATCTGCCCACCGTCTCATTCGTGATCCCGAACGTCGCCGATGACATGCACGACGGGAGCATCAGCGCCGCAGACAGTTGGATGCGCGACAACCTTGACGGCTATGCGCAGTGGGCAAAGACGCACAACAGCCTGCTAGTCGTCACCTGGGACGAGGACGAGGATACCGCCAGCAATCACGTCGCGACCATCTTTGAAGGCGCGCAGGTGAACCCTGGACAGTACAGCGAGTCAATCAATCACTACAAGGTCTTGCGCACTATCGAGGCGGCGTACGGTCTGCCTGCACTAGGTCAGGCCGCGGATATGCAGCCCATAACAGACATCTGGAAATAA
- a CDS encoding recombinase XerD codes for MTTEPAGLNPRTTTRGRPRTTGTTLCARCGRNAGRARVWWPEGKVCGPCFTTATRTHGTCPGCGQHRLLPGPPHLEDGPRCAHCAGIPHDFHCTRCGTEAEPYRHGTCARCSLRDDLTALLLAEPADPAAMGRLVDVLCQAERPESIITWKRSPKVQTLLASLAAGTTSLTHGGLDTHIPTAARAVDHLRALLVHHGLLPYQDPYLARFEAWIEDKLRPLAPEVARPVEHFARWHHLRRIRSTATPESPARGPVHSAKQEITETAKFLQWLWETHHRNAASCTQQDADEWRASGPTTRKLIRTFFVFARKTRLNTSVDIGYYTAQSRPTLAQDRRLAWLRELLTGTSESRPYRVAGILLLLYAQPLVRVAALRADAITVDPATGQTYITFGVRPVPVPAPFGDLLLDHLECRPNLRTGVTESPWLFPGARAGHHLHPNTIMDRLRSLGIDLQGARNRALDDLVTQMPPSVVADALGYSYQVAFLHANAAGENWARYADLKRPVTRP; via the coding sequence GAAGGTCTGCGGCCCCTGCTTCACCACCGCCACCCGGACCCACGGAACCTGCCCCGGCTGCGGCCAGCACCGCCTCCTCCCCGGCCCGCCCCACCTCGAGGACGGGCCCCGCTGCGCCCATTGCGCTGGCATCCCCCACGACTTCCACTGCACCCGCTGCGGGACCGAGGCCGAGCCCTACCGGCACGGCACCTGCGCCCGCTGCTCCCTCCGAGACGACCTCACCGCCCTGCTCCTCGCCGAACCGGCGGATCCCGCGGCGATGGGACGGCTCGTCGACGTCCTCTGCCAGGCCGAGCGCCCGGAGAGCATCATCACCTGGAAGCGCTCCCCCAAGGTCCAGACTCTCCTGGCCTCGCTCGCGGCGGGGACCACGTCCCTGACCCACGGAGGCCTCGACACCCACATCCCGACCGCGGCGCGCGCCGTCGACCACCTCCGCGCCCTCCTAGTCCACCATGGCCTGCTCCCCTACCAGGACCCGTACCTTGCCCGGTTCGAGGCCTGGATCGAGGACAAGCTCCGCCCCCTGGCACCCGAAGTCGCCAGACCAGTGGAGCACTTCGCCAGATGGCACCACCTCAGGCGCATCCGGTCCACCGCCACCCCGGAGAGCCCGGCCAGAGGACCGGTCCACTCCGCCAAGCAGGAGATCACCGAGACCGCCAAATTCCTCCAATGGCTCTGGGAGACCCACCACCGCAACGCCGCGAGCTGCACCCAGCAGGACGCGGACGAGTGGAGAGCCAGCGGCCCCACCACCCGCAAGCTGATCCGCACCTTCTTCGTCTTCGCCCGCAAGACCCGGCTCAACACCAGCGTCGACATCGGTTACTACACGGCCCAATCACGGCCGACCCTCGCCCAGGACCGGCGGCTCGCCTGGCTCCGTGAGCTCCTCACGGGAACCAGCGAATCCCGCCCCTACCGCGTCGCAGGCATCCTCCTGCTGCTCTATGCCCAGCCCCTCGTCCGCGTCGCAGCGCTGCGCGCCGACGCGATCACCGTCGATCCCGCGACGGGCCAGACCTACATCACCTTCGGAGTCCGCCCCGTCCCCGTCCCGGCACCGTTCGGCGACCTGCTCCTCGATCACCTCGAGTGCAGGCCCAACCTGAGGACCGGTGTCACCGAGAGCCCTTGGCTCTTCCCCGGAGCGCGCGCCGGCCACCACCTGCACCCGAACACCATCATGGACAGGCTCCGCTCCCTCGGCATCGACCTGCAGGGAGCCCGGAACCGGGCACTGGACGACCTCGTCACCCAGATGCCCCCGTCCGTGGTCGCCGACGCCCTCGGCTACAGCTACCAAGTCGCCTTCCTCCACGCCAACGCAGCCGGAGAGAACTGGGCTCGATACGCGGATCTCAAGCGGCCTGTCACTCGGCCCTAG
- a CDS encoding ABC transporter ATP-binding protein, with protein sequence MPVPILAARDLTKTYGRGPDRFDALKGVSLEVQRGESVAIVGKSGSGKSTLMHLLALLDTPGTGQIHVDGTEAQDLSGRRLNALRNSLFGFVFQQFFLNPASSVLENVALPLKIAGVGPRERRRRALEVLEQLQLGDKAKNKAANLSGGQKQRVVIARALVNNPQVLFADEPTGNLDTATGRIVEDILFDLNRKDGITLITVTHDHELAQRFERRIFIRDGLLINTDEEHAA encoded by the coding sequence ATGCCTGTGCCAATTCTGGCCGCTCGCGACCTGACCAAAACCTATGGGAGGGGCCCAGACCGCTTCGATGCGCTCAAGGGAGTGAGCCTCGAGGTCCAGCGAGGTGAATCTGTAGCAATTGTAGGCAAGAGCGGTTCGGGTAAATCGACGCTCATGCATCTCCTCGCGCTGCTCGATACCCCTGGCACTGGCCAGATCCACGTGGACGGGACAGAAGCCCAAGACCTGAGCGGACGAAGGCTGAATGCGCTGCGGAATTCGCTTTTCGGATTCGTCTTCCAGCAATTCTTCCTCAACCCGGCCTCCTCGGTCCTCGAGAATGTCGCGCTGCCTTTGAAGATCGCCGGCGTCGGGCCACGCGAACGGCGGCGTCGCGCACTCGAAGTCCTCGAACAGCTGCAGCTCGGAGACAAGGCCAAGAACAAGGCGGCCAACCTCTCGGGCGGACAGAAGCAGCGGGTGGTCATAGCGCGAGCCCTCGTCAACAATCCCCAGGTGCTCTTCGCTGACGAACCCACGGGAAATCTGGATACCGCCACCGGCCGGATCGTCGAGGACATCCTCTTCGACCTGAACCGGAAAGACGGAATCACGCTGATCACCGTCACCCATGACCACGAGCTGGCCCAGCGTTTCGAACGCCGCATTTTCATTCGAGACGGCCTGCTGATCAACACCGACGAGGAGCACGCGGCATGA
- a CDS encoding TetR/AcrR family transcriptional regulator — MTVTSRGGDHAASPPSGTRERIQAVALRLFSEQGYESTSMRQIAEELGFTKAALYYHFKSKEDIVRALLETMRSEVADLVMWAGSQEPGPDLRRQVIARWTAIMQHQGLRMFRFLSSNYRLVRDIRSDSGQREGMAAAMGRLFAVLTPPNASVEDRLRARFALLVINMTGMASRDIEADEDEILAATARISASLLPPEF; from the coding sequence GTGACGGTGACAAGCAGGGGCGGTGATCACGCGGCCAGTCCCCCGAGTGGGACCCGTGAGCGGATCCAGGCGGTGGCGCTGCGCCTCTTCAGCGAGCAGGGCTATGAGTCGACGTCGATGCGGCAGATCGCGGAAGAACTCGGCTTCACCAAGGCGGCTCTTTATTACCACTTCAAGAGCAAAGAGGACATCGTCCGCGCACTGTTGGAAACGATGCGCAGCGAGGTCGCGGATCTCGTTATGTGGGCGGGGAGCCAAGAGCCAGGGCCCGACCTGCGGCGCCAGGTGATCGCCCGTTGGACGGCGATCATGCAGCATCAGGGGCTGAGGATGTTTCGCTTCCTCAGTTCAAATTACCGTCTCGTGAGGGACATCAGATCGGACTCCGGGCAGCGGGAAGGGATGGCAGCAGCCATGGGGCGCCTGTTCGCGGTCCTCACTCCCCCGAACGCGAGCGTTGAGGACAGACTCCGCGCCCGCTTCGCGCTGCTTGTGATCAACATGACCGGAATGGCTTCAAGAGACATCGAGGCGGACGAGGACGAAATCCTTGCAGCCACGGCTCGTATCTCTGCCAGCCTCCTTCCGCCCGAGTTTTGA
- a CDS encoding ABC transporter permease, translated as MKPLEILKTAIANSVRSKLRTTLTILAIFVGAFTLTITNGLGTGISNYIDSQVAAVGSSNTFTVSKTNTNTAPGSGPQKYDPNTRVLAAGGRPGATELALSQADLNTISAVPGITAVTPVTRVSPAYIEWNGHDKYQLSVLPLAGAQPELAAGSSLDDSSAQAQIVLPVTYVGPLGFSDNNQAVGQSVVIGIDDAAGKMHEVGAQIVGIEQSSLLGVSGGFINKALSTALANAQGTGAPAAAKDAFADATATFAPSSQAQINTMKSRLSAEGYTAQTLDDRIGTVKTVINAIIGVLDAFAVIALVAAGFGIVNTLLMSVQERTREIGLMKAMGMGSGSVFALFSTEAAFIGFLGSAIGSAVAIGIGTVVSRALARGPLSDLGGLHVLSFAPASVAGVIILVMVIAFVAGTLPAWRAARQNPIDALRYE; from the coding sequence ATGAAACCGCTCGAAATCCTGAAGACAGCAATCGCCAATAGCGTTCGCAGCAAGCTCAGGACCACCCTGACCATCCTCGCGATCTTCGTGGGCGCCTTCACCCTGACCATCACGAACGGCCTCGGCACCGGCATCTCCAACTACATCGACAGCCAAGTCGCCGCCGTCGGCTCCAGCAACACGTTCACTGTCTCGAAGACCAACACGAACACCGCCCCAGGGTCAGGGCCACAGAAATACGATCCCAATACGCGAGTCCTCGCCGCAGGCGGGCGTCCCGGCGCGACCGAATTAGCGCTCAGCCAAGCGGACCTGAACACCATCTCCGCGGTGCCCGGCATTACCGCCGTGACTCCCGTGACGAGGGTCAGCCCTGCCTATATCGAATGGAACGGCCACGACAAGTACCAGCTCTCGGTCCTGCCTCTCGCCGGAGCGCAGCCTGAACTCGCGGCTGGCTCGAGCCTTGACGACAGCTCAGCTCAGGCACAGATTGTGCTGCCGGTGACCTACGTGGGACCGCTCGGGTTCAGCGACAACAATCAGGCGGTCGGCCAAAGTGTCGTCATCGGCATCGACGATGCGGCTGGCAAGATGCATGAAGTGGGCGCGCAGATCGTCGGCATCGAACAGAGCTCCTTGCTGGGCGTTTCCGGAGGGTTCATCAACAAGGCGCTTTCGACTGCACTCGCGAACGCCCAGGGAACGGGAGCCCCAGCAGCCGCAAAGGATGCCTTTGCCGACGCAACCGCAACCTTCGCCCCCTCGAGTCAAGCCCAGATCAACACGATGAAGAGCCGGCTGTCCGCTGAAGGCTATACCGCCCAAACCTTGGACGATCGGATCGGGACGGTCAAGACCGTGATCAACGCGATCATCGGAGTCCTCGATGCCTTCGCCGTGATCGCCCTCGTCGCTGCAGGGTTCGGGATTGTCAACACACTCCTCATGTCGGTCCAGGAGCGTACACGCGAGATCGGGCTCATGAAGGCGATGGGAATGGGCAGCGGATCCGTATTCGCCCTGTTCAGCACCGAGGCGGCCTTCATCGGTTTCTTGGGCAGCGCCATTGGGTCGGCGGTTGCGATCGGGATCGGGACGGTCGTCAGCCGTGCCCTTGCCCGGGGGCCGCTCAGCGACCTGGGAGGTTTGCATGTCCTCAGCTTCGCCCCGGCTTCGGTCGCCGGTGTGATCATCCTCGTAATGGTCATCGCGTTCGTCGCCGGAACCCTTCCGGCTTGGCGGGCAGCGCGGCAGAATCCCATCGACGCGCTCCGGTACGAGTAG